Proteins from one Setaria italica strain Yugu1 chromosome V, Setaria_italica_v2.0, whole genome shotgun sequence genomic window:
- the LOC101768013 gene encoding uncharacterized protein LOC101768013, which produces MDGDFNIFGVTLTRKDVVNGGIIAAAVLSVSLVALSTYGRRRCRHPAVRFLVWGFSVVFLPLTSSIISFLLSSASKKKPCDKSLPKAELEECKPEIKDMWTVLLWTVLILTIKYGWVGWLIVMCFPLAGWVESNRAVFVAFCALGPAKVALKLAAFWSASGSFALGKNARLIAGYMAQLVGDGDEQVPRYIVMGETKKLVEETAQGYRVKNDVLEDKLSSLVTLDRVWRLAEHGDGILAQRQELRDLCLSYSLFKLLRRRLSGYPLADAGSGEALDFVLRGMDSVGAGVNTDRVFRVLVDELWFASDFYYSPIPLCIFGGWCAALNYLCSVLIIVGAVAVGWIYLVKDNLISSTPYKVITVSLLLAVVLVEAWEIVAGVCSNWTKMALLGHYMRHEKSWRRSGCVHAALTAVLRLRPARRWRDKIGQNSVLEPRRFRRRTAGFLSEKSYGKAGLMRSIEVSPDVKDAVIRSLLNSYGRLSKDSGAATRRVGATVDWALYGTQKSLPWDSDGSSTTELILAWHVATRLFEMKSTSATPDMIAASHLSNYFAYLVAAAPELLPDCAEWSNKRYKEVSEDARAALGADSGGESAEGRYGRLVAALSEASRDTVLRRGAELGRHLVAQYTDDEASACRILADFWSEMALYVAPSENVKGHVQAMARGGEFITLVWALLLHAGVTTRPEPDMPGGGGAIP; this is translated from the exons ATGGATGGTGATTTTAATATCTTCGGTGTAACGCTGACCCGTAAAGATGTCGTGAATGGAGggatcatcgccgccgccgtgctcagCGTCTCGCTGGTGGCTCTGAGCACgtatggccgccgccgctgccgccacccggCGGTCCGCTTCTTGGTGTGGGGCTTCTCCGTCGTGTTCCTGCCGCTCACGTcctccatcatctccttcttGCTGAGCAGCGCATCGAAGAAGAAGCCGTGCGACAAGTCTCTGCCAAAAGCCGAACTTGAAGAATGCAAACCAGAAATCAAGGACATGTGGACCGTCCTCCTGTGGACCGTGCTTATCCTCACCATCAA GTACGGCTGGGTCGGGTGGCTGATTGTGATGTGCTTTCCCTTGGCGGGATGGGTGGAGAGCAATAGAGCCGTCTTCGTCGCGTTCTGTGCGCTCGGCCCCGCTAAGGTGGCGCTCAAGCTGGCCGCCTTCTGGAGCGCGAGCGGCTCGTTCGCTCTCGGCAAGAACGCCCGGCTCATCGCCGGCTACATGGCGCagctcgtcggcgacggcgacgagcaggTGCCACGTTACATAGTGATGGGAGAGACGAAGAAGCTCGTCGAGGAGACTGCTCAGGGGTACCGCGTCAAGAACGACGTTCTTGAGGACAAGCTCAGCAGCCTTGTCACGCTTGACCGCGTGTGGAGGTTGGCGGAGCACGGCGACGGCATCCTCGCCCAGCGGCAGGAGCTCAGAGACCTCTGCCTCTCCTACTCGCTGTTCaagctcctgcggcggcggctgtcaGGGTACCCCCTGGCTGACGCCGGATCAGGGGAGGCCCTTGACTTTGTTCTCAGAGGCATGGACAGCGTCGGCGCCGGGGTTAACACCGACCGAGTGTTCCGTGTCCTCGTCGACGAGCTCTGGTTTGCAAGTGACTTCTACTACTCTCCCATCCCGCTGTGCATCTTCGGCGGGTGGTGTGCCGCTCTCAACTACCTCTGCTCCGTCCTCATCATCGTCGGAGCCGTAGCCGTGGGATGGATTTATCTGGTCAAGGATAATCTGATAAGTTCCACTCCTTACAAGGTCATCACTGTCTCCCTCCTGCTTGCCGTCGTGCTCGTCGAGGCATGGGAGATCGTCGCCGGCGTGTGTTCCAACTGGACCAAGATGGCCCTGCTTGGACACTACATGAGGCACGAAAAGTCATGGCGCCGCTCCGGCTGCGTCCACGCGGCGCTCACGGCGGTGCTGCGTCTCAGGCCAGCGAGGCGGTGGCGCGACAAGATTGGGCAGAACTCGGTGCTAGAGCCTCGCCGGTTCCGCCGGCGCACCGCCGGGTTCCTCTCGGAGAAGTCTTACGGCAAAGCGGGGCTCATGAGGTCGATCGAGGTGTCGCCGGACGTGAAGGACGCGGTGATCAGGTCGCTGTTGAACAGCTACGGGAGGCTGAGCAAAGACAGCGGCGCGGCGACGAGGCGAGTCGGCGCCACGGTTGACTGGGCCCTGTACGGTACCCAGAAAAGCTTGCCGTGGGACAGCGACGGAAGCAGCACCACCGAGCTGATCCTCGCGTGGCACGTCGCCACGAGGCTCTTCGAGATGAAGTCGACGTCGGCCACGCCGGACATGATCGCCGCCAGCCACCTCTCCAACTACTTTGCGtacctggtggcggcggcgccggagctgctTCCGGACTGCGCCGAGTGGTCCAACAAACGGTACAAGGAGGTGTCGGAGGACGCGCGCGCAGCGCTTGGGGCGGACAGCGGCGGCGAGTCTGCAGAGGGGAGGTACGGGCGGTTGGTGGCCGCGCTGAGCGAGGCGTCGCGGGACACCGTGCTCCGGCGGGGCGCGGAGCTCGGGCGGCACCTGGTGGCGCAGTACACCGACGACGAGGCGTCGGCGTGCCGGATCCTGGCGGACTTCTGGTCGGAGATGGCACTCTACGTGGCGCCGTCGGAGAACGTCAAGGGCCACGTCCAGGCcatggcgcgcggcggcgagttTATCACGCTCGTCTGGGCGCTGCTTCTCCACGCCGGCGTCACCACCAGGCCTGAGCCTGACATgccaggtggtggcggtgcaaTCCCGTAA